The genomic region CTCTTCCTAAGCCCGAAGAGGGCCGCTTCCACCCCTATCCCTAGCCCGTTCCGCTACTCCCTTCGCTAATACACTTCATCATCTCCAAGCTCGCCGTAGCGCGCCTATTCCCGGCCATGGAGTCACTCCTCTCCACCCTCCGCGCCTCCTCTCCAGTCTCGCGAACTCCTGCTCCGCTGCGTCATATCCGCTTAAGGTCGTGCGCACCTCCCCGCGGGCTGGCGGCATCTGGCTCCATCAACGACGTCCGCCTCCTGTTCGACGAAATGCTGCAGCGATGGATCACCCTGACCGTTGTCACGTTTGGCACCTCGTTGCCACATTCTGTGATCGTGGTCAGCTCGAGGAGGCATTTCAGCATTTGACATCAAGGACGCCATGGCCAAACGCTACAGTGTGAGGCCCGATGCTCATGTGTATGCCAATTTGGTGAAGGCGCTCTATCGTAGCGGAGATGTTGACAAGGCAGTGAGTCTCAAAGAGGAGATGGCGGCGAGCATGGATCTTGGGCAGCTGGATCCCGCCATTTATGCGACCTTGGTGATGGCATTGTTTAGGGTAGGCCAAAACGGGGAAGTCGTTGGTTTGCTGGAAGAGATGAAGGGAAGGGATGTTCAAGCTGATAGAGTGGTGCACAATGCAATGGTTGCATGTTTCTGTGAGGACGAGGGGGATTTAGGTGCTCCATTTGCGGTGCTTGATGACATGCACAAGAGTGGGTTGAGGCATATGCAGTGAGTTATAACACGTTGGTTGTTTGGTTGTGCAAGTTGGGGCGGTGGCGGGATGCAAACGAGTTGGTTGAcatttttaaatacaagattaacattttttaaaatatatgatCTACCGAGCATGTGTTGGCTTCGGCTCGGTCGCCCAAGATGCCAGGTGCGCGCGGTCAGTGGCATGCACTTGTAGTCGGCAAACTACCatgccactactagaaaaacccctactaatggcgcacctagtatggccattaatggcgcatctgtggtgcgccattaacagcacgccattagtaatttttactaatggcgcaccacctggtgcgtcattagtatctggtatactaatggcgcatcgtgagtgcgccattagtataggccagggtgcgccattagtatgcctcccaggggccatgtatattcaggtgctttggcatactaatggcgcaccaccgctggatgcgccattagtaaccgtggcatactaatggcgcactgcccagtgatgcgccattagtatgcactgtcatactaatggcgcactgtcatgtgatgcgtcattagtatgaatattaggtttttttgttttttattttctgttttttgcacaggttacaaaatatataatttgacaaaatatagacaacacacatcaacaacagattcatcgaatacaatagaagattagtctttgaatacaattcatcatattagtctccgaatacaattcatcatattagtctccgaattgaaaagaccgaacaaagatagaacattatattacaagtctcgagaccgcgagtagcgagtttgtcttcacattacaagttgatatcgatcatctaaactaccatcacatagaaaagagctgcggtcatcacgatgagcatcatcacgatgaaactcgtcttcatccggttcctccaacgctccctcccctctcccgctagatagcgggcgtatctagattcggcctcggccctagtggtgtaccctttgtaactgttaccgctgaatcggtgaacctgtctccgacactcctcccagtcatcatagactccgggaaccttacccttgtacacgacatacgtcggcatcgctatgcactagccaaacgaaacgttagtaccaattcacagacaatacataagcaatatataagtatgcaacagaacgatcggaagagaaaagcaagacattaatagcatcgattacatctaagttgaacgactctcgaaaccaaagagacatactacaagttcattaaagtttaattacaacatgagccaatcgatgtttcagaactagacacagcatcactgctttcgactcgactcaagggaccagagcgtggatgaagccgccgtctatcgtgggagtcatgaaataacggtcgttgtcagcctgcatttgtagcattgtgtcgatgtcactgttggacggttgatttctgaggtagaactgccccgaggtacgaaggacatcttgatggatgatttccgcaaactccgactggatgcgaaagaattcttgtcggaggtccgcgtcctggattgccgacacgctctttgcccaatctttgagtttactcggtagcagaagttgatgatggtcccgtacgatcgcccgcatgtgatggatggcgtagtaggcacccttctgaccgccaggcggctgcttgacgcagcagaacgtcgtattgtgggagaacacgtgcttgccgtacttacgaatatgcctggtgaaggtgcctccagatttggcgtagccggggagaacatcatcaagaaccttcttgacatttgtgtagtctacgttcgactgacggtccgggtcgaaatacgtggccatggaatatttggggcttaggaggatgagcgtgcaacgtgtgtcactgcagaaaacatggaatgttaaaagaaaaacgaatttggtactaatggtgcaccgtgggcagggtgcgccattagtagtttcaacactaatggcgcatcagaaggtggtgcgccattagtatatactaatggcgcaccacatgtctggtgcgtcattagtgtcaattccatctatagcccttttcctagtagtgtgctcAGTCAGTTTTTTTTAGCAAAGACAGCCATACTTTATTAATTTATCACAATGTTTGCGGGAATTACAAAAACATCATGTGGTATGCCCAACCAAATGTGTCTACCCTGAGGCAACAAAGTACCCAGTCTAGCTATCTTATGAGCTTCATAATTAGTAGCTCGAAGTCCATGAACAAAATTACATGAAATAAAGGCCTTTTCCCTCTCCTGTATCTCCTTGATGATTCCTCCGAATGAGCCTGCAGTGCCATCTCGGATTTCATTGACCACCTCTTTGCAATCTGAAGCTATGTGTAAATATTGCAAACCAAGATCTTATGCTCAGTCAATTTTATTGTTTGTTTGCTGCACTAGGCTCGCGGGCCGACGTTTCCCCCGGATGCAGAAGATTTGGTCCAAAAGCTTGTGCTTTGCTTGGGCCCCATGGGGACTAAATGCTTGGCCCAAATCCAAAGTCATCGAGCTGGCTTGGGGGCCCATCTCCACCCACCATAGATGTGTTTCTTGCCACAAACCCTATTTGCTGCTCTATGTGCCCTTAAAAAGAAAATTTGCCGCTCTGTGCAGTAGACTGTCGCCCTACCACATAGAGGTTGGCGAGCGACTTGGTCGGTCCATTAAGTTGTTATCAATCCTGGCTTTGGGAAAGGCTCATCAATTGCAGTGTATGATGGGGTATATTGGACCAGGCAAAGCAAAAGTGGGGCAAATAATGAGTTGGCCCTATTGAAAATGCCCTTATAACAATCAAGAACAACATAGGGTTGCCTATCACCCAACTGTCATTTTCATAATATCTTACATTTCTTTTAAACTGGAGCTTCTAGGGCTCTATCTATAGAAATAGAATTGCTCGGTTAATTGATGGAACATTGGGAGAAAATCGGATACCTTACATTGTGATAAAGGTGTACAACCTAAACTATTTTTTGTGTTATTATAAAGGCGCGGAACATAAAGGACGCCAACATCTGGGGAACATCACCTCGGAGTGTTTTCCAGTGACACCGAAATTGCCACGCAATCTAACTAAAATTGCCATTAAATTTTAACATGAATTGTCATGATCAGAAGAGAAAGTTGTCATGTAACACAAAAAATACTAGGGATTTTAAAAAATTACCATCCACGTGATCTGCATTCATTGACTCACAAAATGATTGCTGATTCAAAGAAAACGTTAATTAATTTATTGAAAATGTTCACGCATTTTAACAAAAATGTCCGTcaaacaaaaaatgttcatgaacttaAAAAAATGTTCCCAAATATCAAAAGACGAACATCaattaaaaaaaagttcataatttttcaaaaaatgtgCAAGAAATTAACTTTTTTAGAAAATTCAGAAGATTTCCACGAACTTGTAAAAatgtttttgaatttgaaaacggtcaaaattaaataaaaaaggttcacaagtttgaaaacttcatgaatTTAAGAATTGTTTGCGAATTCCAAAAAATATCTGCGTATTTAGGAAATGTCAACAATGTCAAAATGCCAattgataaatgtttatttattTTTGTGCATGGGTGGGACGGGAGGGGGGGCTgataaatgttcatgatttcaacaAGCTCAGGAATTTGAAAAGATGTTTATAatgaaaaaactaaaagaaaaatgtaaaagaaaagaaaaattagAAATAATGCGGAAAGTAAAGACTAAAgtgaaaaaataaaaggaaaaacgaaaatttaaaagaaaggaaataacggaaatgaaaaatataaaaaagaaaaccgtaaggagaaacaaaaaaaaagaaggaaaaaacggTCTGGAGCTACTTTGGGTCGGCCCAAAATCTGCACGTGCCAGGTCGCTGCGCGGAGTAGGAATGCCCGTGCCGTCATCGGCGGCTCTGCATCTTTCGCAGCAACCTCCGGCGGCTCTCCCCCGATGGATCCGGAGGcggtcggcgtcggcggcgacggcgagggtgGGTCGAGGCGGCGTCTTTCCTCCTCCCTCGCCCGAAGACGACAGGTAGCCCGCGATTTCGATCCACCCGTTGAGGTTAGCTTTGGGGATTTTTGCTGGGGGATTCAGTAATGATAGCCATTCTGCAGCACCGGGGATGTTTTATGCTTAGGATTTCAGTGCACAAGCTTCTATGCCTGGCTAATAATATGCATCACCCTTAGGTTTGTTTGTAGGTAGGCATTACCATTCCTGCACAAAGAGACACTCCAACCTGAAATGTACTGTATTCCCTCTGTTAAGAAACATAAGAGTGTTTAgaacactaaagtagtgatctaaacgctcttgcatttctttacggagggagtacttcacaatCCATCGTTCACCAACAGGAAGTCGTCACTACAGCGTAATTAGCAACCGAGGTGACCGCGTGTCATTCAGCGTCACGATATGCAAACTCATTAGCCATCTGCTTTTGCTGTTTGAAGATGAGTAGATAGATTGTCTTCCTTTCTTTCCATGTTTAACCAAAGGTATGTGTGTGTCAAACAAAAGGCGCCCCCTAAGACACTAAGTGAATCAGCGGCACAAAAACACATCGAGCAGGATATGCCGTATGTGTGTTTCTGTCGAACGAATCGATCCTTCAAACGAGGTCAGCTTCGGGGATTTTACCACTGCATTGAATCAATTCAGTGCATATGCCAAATATATAGCCCATTTATGTTTATGGTTATGATTTCTGTACAAAGGCTTAATCTTAATCTTAGCCTACCAcccttttatttctacacaaaggGAAACACCAACCTGAAATGTACTCTACCTCACAGTTCGTCATCAACAACTGAGGTGTATGCTTATGATTCAACATTACAGTATAAACACTAGTTAGTCATGTTTTACTGACATTAGTAAATGAGTTGTCTtctattcatgccatgtttaaccAAAGTCCAAAGGTTTGTGTGTGTCTGTCAGAACTTTAGTGTTAAATCAGAGGGAGCCCGCTCGGTAAAGcagcacacacaaaaaaacacatcATGCAGGATGATACTATCTGCCCTGTAGAGTAGACACTGTGACATCATTAGCACTAGGTGGCTCTTCCTCTGTAACCCTTATGTGGAAATACGCCGGATGCTTAGGTTCAGGCAGGGCCATACTTTCACTGCTTAGCATTGCAACCACACTTGCTGTGCTGGGTCTGTCAACCGCATTCTCTTGCACACACAGCAATGCGATGTTGATACGCCTCATTGTCTCTAAAGTGTCAGACTCTGAAACTATTGATTCATCGATGAACTGAAGCCATCTTTCCTCTTTCCACAACTTCCATGCCTAGCAAGAGTTTAGAGACATATATTAAATAAAGGTCAATAGATAAACAAAGTAAATTTACATATTGAATACAGAAAAttcaaaacaaattaaaaaaacaaaaaaaatctgaaactttgggaCATCGAATATCATGAAACTTTTGATGATCTTACATATCCAAGAAGGTTGAAGAAGTCCCCAAATTGATGAAAGCATGAGTTCCTTTTTCCATGGATGATCTCAAGAATCAGCACACCAAAGCTGAATACATCAGATTTAATCGAAAAGAGACCCTCTGAAGCATATTCGGGAGCCATATACCCACTGAAAATGTAGGGAAAATAAATAAATTTCTATTTCAGTTTTTTATATGTGGCTGACTTGTGCAGGATGGACTAACTTGTAAGAAGAGCTTACTATGTCCCAGCAATCCTTTTTGTGTTCCCTTCAGTATTATTTGAGCTGAATATTTTTGCAAGCCCAAAATCTGATATTTTAGGATTCATTTCACAGTCCAAAAGAATGTTACTTGCTTTAAGATCTCTATGTATGACCCGTAACCGTGAGTGCTTATGCAAATATAGAAGTCCTTGTGCTATCCCTTCGATAATCGCTTTTCTTTTGTTCCATTCCAATAAAGCATTTTTAGTTTCATCTGTATACAAGTTAATGATATATGTATATTAGAGGGGGAGGAAGGCTGTGGGGATAATTTTAGTAGATAGAGTTAACCCATAATCTGTAACAgaaaactacaaggagtaataccAAAGATAAAGAAATCCAAGCTTTTATTTGCCAAATATTCATAGATTAATATTTTCTCATCTCCTTGAGAGCAACATCCCAATAGCCTAACCAAATTTGTGTGCTGGAGCTTGGCTATGAGTTGGACTTCATTTCTAAACTCTGTGAGACCCTGCCCAGACTGCGAAGCTAGTCTCTTAATTGCTATTTCCAAACCTTCAGGAAGCTGGCCCTGTGGAGGTTTAAAAGTGCTTGATCAGTGATATCATCTTGCGAAATAGAAGCGGTTTACTCATCTTCTGATCAGTAACCCCCCATGCTTGTGAGTAAAATTAAAGCTACATGTATAAAATCTACTAGGTTTGATTTTTGTTCTCATTGTGTACATGGATAAATGTGTTCTTTTACCTTGTATACTGGGCCAAAGCCACCTTGCCCCAATTTATTTTCATCTGAGAAGTTACTCGTAGCATCTGATAGTTGTGAAAAGTTAAAAAGCTTGAGCTCTGAACTCCTCCCTATCCCCCAGACTAGCTCTTCATCTTCCTGAGAGCTACGAAAATTCGAAAATCAGAGTTTATGTAATCCTTTCAGGTAAGCGAATATATACGAATCTAAACAGCCTAAGAGATTTGTGAGTACAGCAGCATTTCCATAACTAACCTTTAATGTTCCTTTTGACTAGTTTAAACCATACGATGAAGCACAAAAATGATGCTAGTAGAAGCATAGCAGTGGTAATGATCCATACCTTTATTATATGCCCTAAAACGAAAGATTTCACACAAACATAGGTGGTTAGTTGATTAGACAAATCAACGAATGTAACTACACAATAAATTTTGGTATTTATGTTTTGAGGAATGTTCTAGCATATTATAACCTCTTGTTGCAAAAGTTCACTTTTCAACCTTAAGATCTGAAACCAGTTGTTTTTAACCTTGAAAGATTGAATCTGTTCACTGTAGCTCTTTGGCCCTATCCCAAGCGGTTTTAAGCTGATTTGGATGACACGTGGCAGACATGTAGCATCACTTCTGCACGGCAGCCCCTTGCCATGTTTGCAGCTTAAGTGAAGATAAAAAAATAtgaaacatttcaaaaaaaatcaaaaaaccaGGGAAATCAGAAAATAGTATTGCGaacttaaaaaaaaagaaaatagtATTGTGAGAATTAGTTTCTCTGTTTTTTTTTACTCAAGCTACCAAGATGGGGATTTGCTGATGTATAGAGGTACAGCACGTGTTTTCCGAGTCAGCTAAAACAACTTGGAACAGGGCCAATGGGGTAAATTGAACGGATTCAATAGTTCAAGGTTGAGCACAACTTGTTTTGGATGTTAAGGGAAATACAAAATTTTGTAATAGTTTAGTGTTAAAAATGGACATTTTCTGTATGTTATAAATAATATTTCAACATATAATATAGTCTAAGGCTGCATCGCAAGCATGGTTGTTGAATTAAAGCGTTGATCAAAGGGTAGCTGTCACCCCACCCAGGTAAATTAATTATGTCTTCCAGAATCATCAAAATTGATTTGCGGTCATTAGATCTATATGGGTGAATTAATTATGTCTTTTAGAATAATAAAAATTGATTTGCGGTCATTAGATCTATATCGAAAGGTGTTCTGTACCCATAAATCTACTTGTCAACTGGGTTATTGTATTCCAGTAAGAGTTGTAGAACTCCCAAGTCATTCAGATATCGTGAAAGTCTTGACAGCTATGATCATGTATAAGTTCCAAAACCTCATTTAACTCAATGCTTGAGTCTGATGGGCACCAATAGAAAGGCTACTTAGCACTATAAGGATGCTGCAGTATAGTCAATTTCTGTGTAATAAAGATGCGATAGGAAATAAGAATACAAAACAGATACTccatccatcccataatataagatgttttggcaagctgtttagcttgcaaaaacatcttatatcgtgggacagagggagtataagattTGGAGAAAATGCCctttagaagaagaaaaaaggaagacaGACTAGTTTTGGGGAAAGAAATAACATATTGTCTTACTCTTATCTTTCTGCCTTGGAACACCAACTGGCCCTGGCGCCGGCATGTTTGGTGTGGGATCTAGAGCATCCGACCAGAGAATCTGCTTCGTGGGCTGGCCATTGTAGAACTGATACGTGCTGTACCTGAAATTACACCACACACCAGCAATCCATTCACCATGTTGCTCGTGGAAGGAACCCCTTGCTGCGCTCCTGATATTGTCGAGGCAATCCCAGCAGTCATTCGGTGGTAGGTCCAGGTTGCACTGCGCCATAGAGTAGAGCAGCGGGAGTCCGCGGGAGACATCCAGGCGGCCAGTGGCGTACATCATTGTAGAGTTGTAGGCTGCCTGTTTGGCTGTCTCTTGGAGAAGCACCTTGATGTTGCCATCaatgctggtgtcggtgaagtTGGTGGTGACCCAAACGGGTGAATTGCTACGATCCGTGGTGTCCCTAAAGATCAGCAACTTGTGTAGCAAAAACCTGGAGTTGTAGAGGAGGTCCTCGGTGGAGATGTGGACAATGCAGCCCCCATACAGGAAATGCATGTCCATTTGCGATCCACAGAGCCGCCAAGCATCATGGAATGCGGCAGTGATGCAGCTGGAGCATGCAGATGCGATGGTGTCGCCGGGACACTGTGCGGCGCCATAAATGGGGTCTTGGTCAGTTCCGACGAAGCCCTTGGGCTGCTTGGTTCTTGTGGATGAGGCATTCCTGGATAGCACACTAGATAGGAGCTCAAGGTTAGCTTGGTAGGTGCTATTATAGGGGATGCTGGTGTGGCAGATCTGTTCCAGTGGATCGCCGGCGGCGATGAATGGCTCGAAGCCGAGAATGAGCAGTAAGACGATGAACATGGCTAACTAAAAGGTTATTCAGCCCAACCTCTGTAGCAGCTCCTTATTATCAGTATCATTTGGAAAACTTTTCCAACTTATGGTTTGACTGCGTACTTGATTAGTGATTAATGATAACATCAGCCTGCAGGCCGTGCAATGAAGTTGCGTAGAATACAACGCTGCATGCTGCCGTCCAGGCATCATCAGCCTGTGTAATCCAAATTAGTTGGTAGTACAAGTGATACAAGACAAGCGGAGAACAAAAATTAGAAAAAGAACAAATCCAGTTTCAGTGTTTCAGTCAAAGGAGAAGAGGTCTCATTGCGACCTTGAACGAGCAGCGAAATCGAAGATGATTCTCTTGCGACTGCTTGCTAAGCTGTGGGCTATCTGTTAGAAGCTGGATCCAGAAAGATTGTTTCTTATACCAAAACGTTTTGAAAATTATGTAAGCTCCTTTCATGCTGGCATTTGTCATGACATTGAAGATCTCAAGTAGAGTATGCAAACTTGGTTGGATTTTTTATTATTATGAAATGTTGTTTGTAAACCAAGTTCGATGTCTCAACAGTTAGGCTCCGTTTGATAACAAAGTATTTTCTAAGTATTTTGAGAATACTACAGTTTTCGAGATTACCATAGTTTTATTTACAATGAGTTTGGTTGCCCCTAACAATTGTGCTTTTAATATTGTAGTATTGAGCAAACTGCAGTTTTTTTCTGCATAAAAAAACCAAACCTCTTTTTAAAAAACAGAGCTGTTGAGTGCTTAAACGCAACGGCTAAACAGCAAAATTTACTGCGTTATGCGGCAACAACCAAACAGGTTCTATGTATTGTGAATACTTCaaaatactttgttttgataaaaCGATGGTATCTCACACCTACATGCAAAATTACTGTAGTTTTTGATACTTTTGTTTATataatactttgctatcaaacagaACAGTTTCGACGGGTATTGTTTGTTATTCGTTGGTTGGTTGGTTTGTTTGTTTCTACTGAACTCTATGGATAGCCCAGGAACAATAATGGTGTGAGTGTTTTTTTGAGAGGCTGAGGCCATCGGCAAAAGTGACACAAAATGATGTTCGTCGAAGCTGAAAGCTGAAAATAGAAGTGCAATGTGGCTTGTTGTCGGCTTTCATAACGTCAAAATCCTAGTGCTATTTTTGAATGAGTCTGATCCCATTCCACATGTACAGAAGCAGGTAACCAAATAGTTAGAATGCATAAATATCTGAATCTGATACAAATACAGCAAACTGGGCAAAATGCTCATGCAAAAGTACTACTACCTCCGTACCGAAATACTTGTAGTTGGGGGTACTTGTACTAGTTTCCTCCAACTACAAgtatttcggtacagagggagtaattCGGAAGAAAGAAAACAACATCAACTCTGCATAAATATGATACTAATTCCCAACAAGTCTGCAAAACAATCTCAGAAAAAACCTATGTTAAAGGCAGTTTTTTCTAAAAAATACTTAATGCTTTTTCGTTGAGGAATCACACATTTTGGATACGGCTGCAGAACACAACAGAAAGCTATAAGTTCCCCAAGACTGGTGCCAAATCCGTTTGGCGTGTACTAATTGGCTTGAGAATATGCATAACACTGTTCCTAGCTGGCTCATATGAATATATTCGTTTGGCGTGTAGTTCTATATTTGGCTAGACCATGTGAACCATGTCGTTCCCTAGCTTACAAATACAACATTGTCTGATGTGTACTATTTGGCTTGAGAATGTGCACCATGCGGTTTCCTAGCTGTTTCTTACGAATATATTGGTTTGGCGAGTACTATTTGGCTTAAGAATGTAGACTATGCGGTTTCCTATCTAGCTTGTACGAATATATTGATTTTGTGTGAACTCTTTGGCTTGAGAATGTGCACCATGTGGTTCTCTAGCTCGCTCAATATATTGGTTTGGTGTGTATATTTGGCTTGAGAATGTGTATTAAGTGGTTCCCTGGGTCTTACGGATATATTGGTTTAGCTTGTACCCTTTGGCTTAGAATTGAGAATGTGTACCATACTACCATACGGCTCTAACTGACTCGTACCAATATAATGATATGCTATTTGCTTGAGAATGTGCATCACCCAGTTCCCTAGCTGGCTCGTATGGATATTTGTTAGCTTATGAGTATTTAACATGAAAATGTGCACCACACAGTTATCTAGTTGGTCCGTACAAACAAATCGGACAGGTCTGCCtgtctaagagcatggttaatagcacTGGCGGAGCTACATGTTGATAAAATCGGCCGTGGCCCGCCCAGCTCATAGCAATTACAGTGGAGATTGAGAGTAAACTCAGCCATGAGCTTGAAAATTATGGGTCTTCTTTTGTACCGGCCCGCCCTTGTTTTCTACCGTAGCTCCGCCactggttaatagtatagccaagtTGCTGGCTATATGATCTTGCCGCATCATCTATTGCTAAGCTTATAGGCGACAAGTACAATATTTGCATATTGAAATGAAATGTACTGTACTTTCACTTCATAATTCATGTCTAAGCAGCTAGCTAGCTATCGTTTGATTATGAGAAAAATATGTTTTTGTTCCCTCAAGTTCCCTAAAAAATATAGACTTGGTCCCTCGATTTTTTTTATACATTTGATCCTTCAAGTCTCAAAACCTGATAAGTTTGGTCCAAAACCAGATTTTGAGCATGTTGACCGGGATTTGGCCGGGTTTGACCGTGTTGACCATGTTTGACCGGTAAATAGTaaatttaaaaaatctgaaatTTCGTGACAGCCCACATGCTTGGGTGTGCTAGGTGCGTGTAAATTTTATGGTCAAATAACATCCAAGGAGCTCTAGCCAATATTTTTATTTCacaatttttttgctattttttgaatttatCATTCATTGGTCAACATGGTCGAACCTGGTCAACATGCTTAAAATCTGGTTTTGGACCGATCTTATCCGGTTTTGAGACTTAAAGCACCAAATGTATACCaaaaaatcttgagggaccaagtctatacttttggggaacttgagggaccaaaagCATACTTTTCTATTTGATTATTGAAATGTACTCCGCAGTCAATTGATAAACCAAAAAATTCACAAAGTCCAAACTTGTTATTTCTAACAAGCATACCATAAtcaaacttcaggttttctagGAAAAAATACCCGAATTAATTAACAAATATGTTTCTCTAACGTCCAAAGGTTTTCTAGGAAACCAAATTGCAGAGGCAAAGAAATCTTGCAGGGGGGAAATACTGTGGGTTTTTTCCCTTGAAAAAGGGAGAATGGCAGAAGAAAAATTGATATACTGCTCAAGGGGGAAATACTGGCTTTAACAGTTAATGGATATCTTACCTGCATAGCTGACTCAATTGCAATTAAAAAACACAGCAGCATCCTTCCTAGTCATGCAAACCCGCTGACAATAGCTCAAAAGCACACTCAAAGAACTTATAACTCTGTCTCCCAGATAGATGCATACATTTGATGAACACAAAAAATTtctgcaattatggagtgctgttCTATTTCTGCAGCAAAGCAATGCTACTAATCTGTAATACGAAAACTGAGGCTCTTATGAGCAAAGCTACCAAATTGTAGATTTAGTGATGAGCAGAGACACCAAAATAGCCCATGAATCTGAACTTTACACCCCAGAAAAAGCCTTCATAGGTAGTGATAACAACATGATAACATTCCAGTTTGATCCTAGTTAAATAAATGTGAGTTGTAAGTTGCACAACGCTAAAGAAACTGGATCGAATATGACAGGTCTACTGGTCCTGTACGACATGGATTGGAATCAATAACTAGAGTGAAGTGCGACAAAAGATGATGCAAACTACGGCCACATAACATACTTTCAGATTTTAGATGCAGTAGGCAGTGTGGTTCTCCAAATCACGAG from Triticum aestivum cultivar Chinese Spring chromosome 4A, IWGSC CS RefSeq v2.1, whole genome shotgun sequence harbors:
- the LOC123084216 gene encoding G-type lectin S-receptor-like serine/threonine-protein kinase RKS1, with amino-acid sequence MLLSQEDEELVWGIGRSSELKLFNFSQLSDATSNFSDENKLGQGGFGPVYKGQLPEGLEIAIKRLASQSGQGLTEFRNEVQLIAKLQHTNLVRLLGCCSQGDEKILIYEYLANKSLDFFIFDETKNALLEWNKRKAIIEGIAQGLLYLHKHSRLRVIHRDLKASNILLDCEMNPKISDFGLAKIFSSNNTEGNTKRIAGTYGYMAPEYASEGLFSIKSDVFSFGVLILEIIHGKRNSCFHQFGDFFNLLGYAWKLWKEERWLQFIDESIVSESDTLETMRRINIALLCVQENAVDRPSTASVVAMLSSESMALPEPKHPAYFHIRVTEEEPPSANDVTVSTLQGR
- the LOC123084217 gene encoding cysteine-rich receptor-like protein kinase 6; protein product: MFIVLLLILGFEPFIAAGDPLEQICHTSIPYNSTYQANLELLSSVLSRNASSTRTKQPKGFVGTDQDPIYGAAQCPGDTIASACSSCITAAFHDAWRLCGSQMDMHFLYGGCIVHISTEDLLYNSRFLLHKLLIFRDTTDRSNSPVWVTTNFTDTSIDGNIKVLLQETAKQAAYNSTMMYATGRLDVSRGLPLLYSMAQCNLDLPPNDCWDCLDNIRSAARGSFHEQHGEWIAGVWCNFRYSTYQFYNGQPTKQILWSDALDPTPNMPAPGPVGVPRQKDKKIDYTAASL